One part of the Anguilla anguilla isolate fAngAng1 chromosome 11, fAngAng1.pri, whole genome shotgun sequence genome encodes these proteins:
- the trh gene encoding pro-thyrotropin-releasing hormone, with translation MKPACLVLLASLTVCNLTMNLGQNISEEDNVENRATLDEMLQRADNLLLRSILKKIGEDESTNELISSQQEWIAKRQHPGKRYQDEIEKRQHPGKRGEDEVEDYADLQKRQHPGKREDEMDNYVELQRRQHPGKRSPLEQLPDNSGTQAAYLVELSKRQHPGKRYLMYKKRQHPGRRELGEEMDSGELPDLEKRQHPGKRFVDNTSPDFAPNDPCGPNDPGSCSKASLLLELLDNATKSRAEEKRQHPGKRFAYEEDLMERE, from the exons ATGAAGCCCGCGTGCCTGGTCCTCCTTGCCTCTTTGACGGTTTGCAATCTCACCATGAATCTAGGACAAAACATCTCTGAAGAGGATAATGTGGAGAACCGAGCAACTTTGGATGAAATGCTTCAGAGAGCGGACAATCTATTACTCAGATCTATACTTAAAAAGATAGGGGAAGACGAAAGTACAAACG AACTGATCTCCTCTCAACAGGAGTGGATCGCTAAGAGGCAGCATCCGGGAAAGAGATACCAAGATGAAATAGAAAAGCGGCAACATCCTGGAAAACGTGGGGAGGACGAGGTCGAGGATTACGCCGATCTCCAGAAAAGGCAACATCCAGGGAAGCGGGAGGATGAGATGGACAATTACGTGGAGTTGCAAAGGCGGCAGCACCCGGGTAAGCGTTCACCGCTGGAACAGTTACCAGACAATTCTGGCACCCAGGCGGCGTACCTGGTAGAGCTTTCCAAAAGGCAGCATCCAGGTAAACGCTACCTGATGTACAAGAAACGTCAGCACCCGGGCAGACGTGAGCTCGGGGAGGAGATGGACTCAGGTGAGCTGCCGGATTTGGAGAAGCGTCAGCACCCCGGAAAACGCTTTGTGGATAACACGAGTCCCGATTTCGCCCCCAACGATCCATGTGGCCCCAATGATCCAGGGAGCTGCAGCAAAGCAAGCTTGTTGCTGGAGTTGCTGGACAACGCAACCAAGAGCCGAGCCGAAGAGAAGAGACAACATCCAGGAAAAAGGTTCGCTTATGAAGAAGACTTGATGGAACGGGAGTAG